The window gaccttctccattcattatctgctcccatgtccagaaatccttgtttttctcctgtcccttactccgtttcgttttcccttgccgcttggtcttagcgtgttggtgggtgattctgttacggctgtcgctctcctcatcctcggacgaggtgaggagagaaggatcttcagaccaaaatgcagcttgagggaaataagccatctttattataaatacgacgatggcaacacgaaaacacaaacactttcaaatttacaaaaacaagaaaacgacgtatacgaaacctgaacataaacttacataactaatacgtaacacttacggacaggaaacatactacatcgaaacgaaacgaacaaccgaaacaatcccgtatggtgtaagacataacacagacacaggagacaatcacccacaacgaacactgtgacaacgcctacctaaatatgactcttaattagaggaacgccaaacacctgcctctaattaagagccataccaggtaacccaaaaccaacacagaaacagaaaacatagaatgcccacccaacctcacgtcctgaccaactaacacacaaaaactaacagaaataggtcaggaacgtgacacatcatcaagctttgataatttgaatcagctgtgcattgctagggcaaaaaccaaaacgtgcacccaggtgcccagggaccgagtttgggaaaccctgccataGAGTACCACAGTGCGAGTCATcctcagtggcgattttagcatgtaaatcttggttgggcaaacaaaaaaaattctaactaattatgcatgccagcaaagccactacacaacacaacactaaacaatatatTAATTATAACGGTGATGGTGAcgaacggtgcccacaaactgttaggacctacataaagctgtcctaacagcagtcccaacaccttacaaCTGCTACaactggctatcagtggagccttgtctggcagcgaaacagttcattcagcctcatttactgcctttttaaaatcaTAGCTGatttggctgacttgcttaaacaaatgtggtttctactgacatttGAGATGTACAAATTATGGCATAATgggacgacgagcggataagaggcaatccgtaatttagattaagacattcatgagcgagctaggacggatatTGTCAAtacaactatttgttcagcacttttgaaatgtacagcgacagaattctgagcatgggccattcttacagtattctccctgtacaccaagtcagaaccgtaggataaataacgggggcatataagcagacaatgaaagctcttacaatattcaatgattacatttctctaaaacaggctataggctacatgtgcatcaCCAAGTCCGAatagtaggtgaaattaagaggggaaaatgGACCAAATGATTAgcgtgaggcacatgggctactaacagcttactacagaacatacacttagtattactttcttagctacagtatacatatctccctggcatattacatcatgtatgcagcagcatacaatacatttttggacacaCCTTGTTATGCTGTGTTCACTTCCTTCCAAAAcattcattgttgaatttgagatttccaacttgttgtgctagctaagattttgaaagagATTTTGAAAGTATTTTTTGGCCACATTTTATCTGtgtccaatgaccttgagccttcttggatgggcacttttaatgaactctatggcagcacccaaagggcTAGAATTTTCAAAGTCCACCGTTAGACTTCGCGGTgaagtagtgtccccatgagtgacagaatactaagccaatcacagcgcaacgctccgtattttctgctggcttgccccaccaccacagaacacACTGAGCTGCCTtattcaagaaaacaaaaaatagactatgtttgtatgcagctttattaactcaatgatatttctatatatatttttttttacattgtttgcaaactggtatgtgacacatattaatgccaaaataacatgcaaaacaggcaacccccccaccccaaaaaataACATGTATAATTTCTTTGCAAGAAATGTGGGGCTTGTCTGAAAgatatttacatggttatcaaaatgtcacgccatggtaagcctacatgaaacacagcccttattttaaatcCCCAATGGGAAAAataaatggtggaaaaacgattggaaccattttcctgtttgaccgctaggttttatgggtattaggACACCTTCACTGTGGATCTTTATTGAGCAAGTCCACAGTGATCTATTCTAAAAACCAATGGAAATACCTTCTGAAAAGATCCCAAAGCAAAGTGACAAAAATTTGAATCAATGTATCGTTATATGATTATAACTAGGACAATTGGAGACATAGCTGAATGGTATTCCTAATAACTTGTTCTGGGTGATATCAAATACATCTCCAGACAGACACTGTTTCGCTTTCCTTCTATTGATCTAATTATATTCTAATAGCGTTTGTAGACTGGTGTACTTTCCCTTATTGGTACATCAGTCTCAGTCTCTGAATGCTCAATGTGTCTGCATAAGGAATAAATAGCAAGGTTGTCTAGAGGACAAGCTGAACTGTAAGCAGTAATAAAAAATGTCTTCCTCAAGCAGAACTAAATCGTTGGTGAAGCATGCCTCTACAATGTTCCATGGGGACATACCGGTGATTATGTGCTGACAGGTGAAAAAGTGTCTGCATAAAAGAGAGAGGTCTGCATaaaagagagagatgcagcacaaacacatacatgcacgcatgcacacacacgtgctTACTCTGAATTGTAGGTAACGTTTGTGTCTGAAGTGATGGATGTTAATAGCCTTATTAGGGGGGATTCTGTTGTAGCCTTTtgcccctgtctctcctcccatTAGTATGAGACCTTACTAATGATCCCTGTGAATATTCATCACAGTGTTTAAGGCAGTCACTATGTCCTGCAGaactgagacagagagaatgacaaatggagatagtgagagagagaaaaagacagtcaGAGAGATTGTAGTCTTAGGTTAATGTATCCCTATGTGAACCACTTACTTTCATTAAAAGTAAGAGCATTTTATTAATGAATATTTCTTAATTCTGATAATAGTTTAATCTCGATCCgttcattacattacattatggCACTTAAATCCCTTCAGCCCGTAGCTACAGAACCCTGCATAAAAGCATGAACTGTGTTTCCACAGTATTTAAATGCTCAATCAGGGCTTTATTGCTACTCAGCAGGCATTAAACTGAGTCAGTACAGTCACAGACTAATGAGTATTCATATGGACTGCAGAGTTCACAGCTGAAAGGTGTCAGAGGTGCCTCCGCAGGTTGATATCAAAGTTTGGTTCATTAATATGGCAAAAGAAAGAGTTTAAAagataataaaaaaaacatgtaaacAGGAAGTGACCCCAGTGTCTTGGGCCAGCAGCAGCAGTGTCAGTCCCCGCCCACCTGTCAATCAGGCTCCGGACTCAGACGTCATTAGACGGCTGATAGCTGCCCTGCTGCCCGTCACTCAACAATGAGGATGTTCTGACAGGCTTCTCCCTGCTATCTGTACCGTTGCCTTGGACAACAGTGATTGACAGCAGGGGGCTAACCTCAGCAGTTCCCTCTGACCATCATGGTGTCAGTGGCACGCTGAGTTACTGTCAGTTTGGTCAACACCTGAGGGAGAGACACACAATTAATAACCATTTAACAACACAGACTCAACATCCTTTCAAGAGAgagaaaacgtgtgtgtgtgaagttcAGACAGTTTCCAAACAAAACCCCACCCCACCCAGCACTACTGTTATAAAACCTCTGTGAGCCATTAATGTGCCATATCACACTTCTCAAATCCCATCTTCCCTGCTCAGTTGGAAACTAAAGTTTTCTACAAACTCCATTAAACTGTCTATTGAAGTCTTATGAAAGTTTTCAAAGTGTCAGGAGAGTGAAAAGCAGCCCAGGAGGACATTGGGCTGAGGGCTCCATCCTGTATTAGCTTATAGGAAATggactgtgtgtggtgtggtttGTAATGTAAGTCTATGAATAATTCACACAGGGATCATTAGCAGCAAGCAAACCATCAGAGACAGTTGATCTGGGACTGCTGGACTTTTGATAATATACGGTGGCCATTTTGTGCCGGATTGTTCACCATACATTAGTTAGTGCAATGGAGAGGAAAGGAAACTGGCGTACTGACCTGGGCACAAACAGGGTGGAGTCCCACAGTGGTGTCCAGCTGCTGTTTGATCAGACCACACCTCAGAGCCAAACCAAAGCCCTGGATCACCTCCCCTGCACTGGGCCCCATCAAATGGAGACCTACCACACGCTCCTGTGGAggtgacagaacacacacacacacacacacacacacacacacacacacacacacacacacacacacacacacacacacacacacacacacacacacacacacacacacacacacacacacacacacacacacacacacacacacacacacacacactataatatacataaaacacacacacaaatacgccTATACAGGGTGGCAAAAGCTGAATGAACATGGATAAGTGTTCCtctagagcagggatgggcaactccagtcctccaagGCCTGACTGGTGTCATgcttttgccccagctaacacacctgactccaataattggtttaatcagctgtgttttctAGGGATGGCCCCAGAGGACTGGAGTGGCCCATCCCTGCTTTAAAGGAAAGAGAAAACCCTGAAAGAGTAAAGACATTTAAAGTATAGTACTAAAATCccaaacacatacagttgaagtcagaagtttacatacaccttagccaaatacatttcaactcagtttttcacaattcctggcatttaatcctagtaaaaattccctgtcttaggtcagttaggatcaccactttatttgaagaatgtgaaatgtcagaataatagtagagaatgatttatttcagcttttatttatttcatcacattcccattgggtcagaagtttacatacactcaattagtatttggtagcattgcctttaaattattcaacttggatcaaatgtttcgggtagtcttccacaaacttcccacaataagttgggtgaattttggcccattcctcctgacagagctggtgtaactgagacaggtttgtaggcctccttgctcacatgcgtttctcagttctgcccacaaattttctataggcttgaggtcagggctttgtgatggccactccaataccttgactttgttgtccttaagccattttgccacaactttggaagtatgcttggggtcattgtccatttggaagacccatttgcgaccaagctttaacttcctgactaatgtcttgagatgttgcttcaatatatccacataattgtccttcctcatgatgccatctattttgtgaagtgcaccagtccctcctgcagcaaaacacccacacaacatgatgctgccaccccgtgcttcacggttgggatggtgttcttcggcttgcaagcatccccctttttcctccaaacataatgatgttcattatggccaaacagttctattgttgtttcatcagaccagaggacatttctccaaaaagtacgatctttgcccccatgtgcagttgcaaacagtagtctggcttttttatagcggttttactgtggatatagataattttgtacctgtttcctccagcatcttcacaaggtcctttgctgttgttctgggattgatttgcactttttgcacaaaagtaggttcatctctaggagacagaacacgtctccttcctgagcggtatgacggctggttccatggtgtttatacttgcgtactattgtttgtacagatgaacgtggtaccttcagacatttggaaattgctaccaaagatgaaccagacttatgagGAGAtcaaaaaaagaaatctgaagtcttggctgatttcttttgattttcccatgatgtcaaacaaagaggcactgagtttgaaggtaggccttgaaatacatccacaggtacacctccaattgactcaaattatgtcaattagcctgtcagaagcttctaaagccattacataattttctggaattttccaagctgtttaaaggcacaagtcaacttagtgtatgtaaacttctgacaccctggaattgtgatacagtgaattacaagtgaaataatttgtctgtaaacaattgttggaaaaattacttgtgtcatgaacaaagtagatgtcctaaccgacttgccaaaactatagtttgttaacaagaaatttgtggagtggttgaaaaacgagttttaataactccaacctaagtgtatgtaaacttctgacctcaaCTGTATGTTCAGGTATTGTGCCCTGTCCCCCGTGGCGATGACGAGTGTCTCTGATGTGTGATAGGTCCTCCTCCCGTTGACATCTTGTCGCCTGATTGGATAACAGCCACAGAGTGACATGACATCACTGACCAGTGTCGTTACTATCGAAATCCCATGGGGAAACACAGAGAATCCTTGCTTGAAGTCCCCTATCCAAACTGCTTCCTCGTGCTTAGCTGTACACTACACCCACCACCACCCTGTCCAACTGTCCAGACCTCCCTCTACTCCCATTATTCTCACCTGTCCAGAAGCCCCTCCCCCATGCTGACCTGTACAGTGTGTGGCTCCAGTATCTCTCCATGGGCGTTCAGGTAGGTGACATCACTGTCCCTCAGCTCCCTCCTCAGCTCAAAGCTCACAGACTTCACATGTTGTTGTACCGCCTCCACCATTTCACCCTAGCCATGGGACACTACAGGCCATAATAACACATAGCAACAGACCATATGAACACATAGCAACACACACATCTAATCAACCACTAGCATTTAAACTCTGGATAGGACGCAAATAACTATAGATAACACACACATTCAATATTGACTCAATGGAACAAAATACATATCTAGACTATAATAGAACTGATGTCCCAAATACATATCATGCACTGTAACTGATGTCCCAAATACATATCATGCACTGTAACTGATGTCCCAAATACATATCATGCACTGTAACTGATGTCCCAAATACATATCATGCACTGTAACTGATGTCCCAAATACATATCATGCACTGTAACTGATGTCCCAAATACATATCATACACTGTAACTGATGTCCCAAATACATATCATACACTGTAACTGATGTCCCAAATACATATCATGCACTGTAACTGATGTCCCAAATACATATCATGCACTGTAACTGATGTCCCAAATACATATCATGCACTGTAACTGATGTCCCAAATACATATCATACACTGTAACTGATGTCCCAAATACATATCATGCACTGTAACTGATGTCTCAAATACATATCATACACTGTATCTGATGTCCCAAATACATATCATACACTGTAACTGATGTCCCAAATACATATCATACACTGTAACTGATGTCCCAAATACATATCATACACTGTAACTGATGTCCCAAATACATATCATGCACTGTAACTGATGTCCCAAATACATATCATACACTGTAACTGATGTCCCAAATACATATCATACACTGTAACTGATGTCCCAAATACATATCATACACTGTAACTGATGTCCCAAATACATATCATACACTGTAACTGATGTCCCAAATACATATCATGCACTGTAACTGATGTCCCAAATACATATCATGCACTGTAATTGATGTCCCAAATACATATCATGCACTGTAATTGATGTCCCAAATACATATCATGCACTGTAACTGATGTCCCAAATACATATCATGCACTGTAATTGATGTCCCAAATACATATCATGCACTGTAACTGATGTCC of the Salvelinus alpinus chromosome 37, SLU_Salpinus.1, whole genome shotgun sequence genome contains:
- the LOC139566131 gene encoding thioredoxin reductase 1, cytoplasmic-like isoform X2, with product MVEAVQQHVKSVSFELRRELRDSDVTYLNAHGEILEPHTVQERVVGLHLMGPSAGEVIQGFGLALRCGLIKQQLDTTVGLHPVCAQVLTKLTVTQRATDTMMVRGNC
- the LOC139566131 gene encoding thioredoxin reductase 2, mitochondrial-like isoform X1, with product MVEAVQQHVKSVSFELRRELRDSDVTYLNAHGEILEPHTVQATRCQREEDLSHIRDTRHRHGGQGTIPEHTVEERVVGLHLMGPSAGEVIQGFGLALRCGLIKQQLDTTVGLHPVCAQVLTKLTVTQRATDTMMVRGNC